In Nymphaea colorata isolate Beijing-Zhang1983 chromosome 13, ASM883128v2, whole genome shotgun sequence, one DNA window encodes the following:
- the LOC116266584 gene encoding pentatricopeptide repeat-containing protein At3g12770-like: MCLRRLRQVSGACAPIPAASFRSVASVLDLCTSIHDLHQIHARFVVYGLQQNTFVASKLVAKYAELGDHGRSERIFELVENPNLILWNAVIKACSTFQLFDGAFLHYRNMVLNSVNPDEFTFHCVFKACSHLSALTFGRQCHSHAFRLGLHSDAFVGTSLIGMYCKCGEIGDARRVFDEIPVRNLFLWNALINGVSHNDDAVATFELLKRMQREGIRPDSASMVSILLSCSKLGCLRAGKMVHLLAVLDGLEKDLSVGTSLVTMYAKMNDLQMATKVFDRIPQKDVVLWNAMLSGYNQNGEPEKALMLLVQMQTDGVRDDYVTITGVISAAAKLKSLEAGKQIHAHAIRSSASSEVLVHNSLIEMYFKCGKLNSACNIFYRITNRTVISWSSMIAAYVFHGQFVQALSLFKEMKQDGVGIDSISIINVLPACIHISALPLIEGLHGYAIKHGFGYVIPLVTALLVAYGKCGSIEAAQQLFDESAYLEDDLILWNSMINLYALYGNWDSCFSLLKKMNAMGLKPDHYTFLGLLMSCNHAGLVEEGWGCFESMMNVHNCQPSQEHYACMVDLLGRSGHIGAAKKIIQMMPFQPDSRVWGALLSACKTILEPSIAEFAAAQLLSREPFNAGNYILLSNVYAAAEMWDGVQRLRGMIKDKGLKKRAGYSWIGMHGQVYAFHAGDTSHPRSEDIYYMLRKLDFHIKDRSICLIN, encoded by the coding sequence ATGTGCTTGCGGCGGTTGAGACAGGTATCCGGCGCCTGCGCACCAATCCCAGCAGCGAGCTTTCGCTCGGTGGCCTCTGTCTTGGATTTATGCACTTCCATCCACGATCTTCATCAAATTCATGCCAGATTCGTTGTATATGGCCTTCAACAGAACACCTTTGTAGCTTCCAAGTTAGTGGCTAAGTATGCCGAGCTGGGGGACCATGGACGTTCGGAAAGAATTTTTGAGCTTGTGGAAAATCCAAATCTTATATTATGGAACGCTGTCATTAAAGCATGTTCAACTTTTCAGTTATTCGATGGAGCTTTTTTGCACTACAGGAACATGGTGCTTAACTCTGTAAACCCAGATGAATTCACTTTTCATTGTGTGTTTAAAGCATGTTCGCATCTATCTGCTTTGACGTTTGGTCGCCAGTGCCATTCACATGCTTTTAGGCTTGGTCTTCATTCTGATGCTTTTGTGGGCACTTCCCTCATTGGCATGTACTGTAAGTGTGGGGAAATTGGGGATGCACGCCGAGTGTTCGATGAGATACCTGTGAGGAATTTGTTTCTGTGGAACGCATTGATCAATGGTGTCAGTCATAACGACGATGCTGTGGCCACTTTTGAGCTTCTCAAGCGGATGCAGCGTGAAGGAATTCGTCCAGATTCAGCTAGTATGGTGAGTATTTTGCTATCTTGCAGTAAGCTTGGTTGCTTAAGGGCAGGCAAGATGGTTCATCTTTTGGCAGTTTTGGACGGCCTGGAAAAGGATCTGTCTGTGGGTACTTCTCTTGTGACAATGTATGCCAAGATGAATGATTTGCAAATGGCTACCAAAGTATTTGACAGAATTCCCCAAAAGGATGTGGTTCTGTGGAATGCCATGCTTTCCGGATATAACCAGAATGGGGAACCCGAAAAGGCGCTAATGTTATTGGTCCAAATGCAAACTGACGGCGTAAGAGACGACTATGTCACAATTACTGGCGTAATTTCAGCAGCAGCAAAGTTGAAATCTCTAGAAGCAGGCAAGCAAATTCATGCACATGCAATTCGTAGTAGCGCAAGTTCTGAAGTTCTGGTTCACAATTCACTTATTGAAATGTATTTTAAATGTGGTAAACTAAACAGTGCTTGTAATATATTTTATAGGATAACAAACAGAACAGTTATTTCATGGAGTTCAATGATAGCTGCGTATGTTTTCCACGGTCAGTTCGTTCAAGCTTTGTCACTCTTTAAAGAAATGAAGCAGGACGGAGTGGGAATTGATTCTATCAGCATAATCAATGTCTTGCCTGCATGCATTCATATATCAGCTTTGCCACTTATCGAAGGCTTGCATGGATATGCAATAAAACATGGCTTCGGTTATGTTATCCCTTTAGTTACAGCGCTTCTTGTGGCCTATGGAAAATGTGGAAGTATAGAAGCCGCCCAGCAACTTTTCGACGAGTCAGCATACTTAGAGGATGACTTAATCTTGTGGAACTCCATGATCAATTTATATGCCTTGTATGGCAATTGGGATAGTTGCTTTTCCTTgctaaagaaaatgaatgccatGGGACTAAAACCAGATCATTACACATTTCTGGGATTGCTAATGTCTTGTAACCATGCTGGACTCGTTGAAGAAGGATGGGGATGTTTTGAAAGCATGATGAATGTGCACAACTGTCAGCCTTCACAAGAACATTATGCTTGTATGGTCGATCTTTTGGGACGGTCAGGGCACATTGGGGCAGCCAAGAAAATTATTCAGATGATGCCATTTCAGCCTGATTCACGTGTCTGGGGTGCTTTGCTTTCAGCATGTAAAACAATCTTGGAGCCCTCGATTGCAGAATTTGCAGCTGCACAGCTTTTGAGCAGGGAACCTTTCAATGCTGGAAACTATATTTTACTTTCGAACGTGTACGCTGCAGCTGAGATGTGGGATGGTGTTCAGAGACTCCGTGGTATGATTAAGGATAAAGGTCTGAAGAAAAGAGCAGGTTATAGTTGGATTGGGATGCATGGACAGGTGTATGCATTTCATGCTGGAGATACATCTCACCCACGGTCAGAAGATATCTACTACATGTTACGGAAACTAGATTTTCATATTAAAGATAGAAGCATATGTTTGATCAACTGA